TCGGCGATGGGCGGCGCGTTGGTAGATGGCAAAGTGAGGCTCCGGCTAGGCGACCGTCTGCGGCGATGGGGGCGGGGCGGCTTGCACGATCCCCGAAGCCACCGCGGGTGGGAACACGCACACCAAGAAGCTCCGGCGGAAGGACGGCCAGCGGAGCGGCGTCACGCGCACCTCGAGGAACCACCGCACCTCATTGTGCGGGGCCTTGAACGAGTGCATGGCGTCGGCGGGCGTTTGGAAAGAGAACGCCCGCTCGAGCGGCTTGTGGGTGATTACCTCGCCCCGCGGTTCCTGAAGCACCACCTGGCGGTAGACCTCTTGCACGCTGGTGCGGGTGTCGGTGCCCTCGCAGAAGGTCGCGACCTCGTCGCAGACCAGCGAGACCGTGAGCCCGCGGAACTTGAACTGACCCGTTTGGATCATCTGCCCGCGGTAGCTCCCGCCCGGGTAGAACGGGTGGTCGGACACCTCGACGCTCGTCAGCCCGATGCCGGTCGAGGACCGCGCCTCGTGGTACAGCAGCACAACCATGTAGACCCCGCCGATGGCGAGCGGCACGATAGCCAGCAGCAGCGCCCACTGCGGGCGGCCCCTCCAGAACTCCAAGCCGAGCCCCGAAAGGAAGAACACCACCAGCAGGTTCCAGGCCACGCAGATGGTGGCCAGCGTGGCGATCCGCCAGCCCGAGTCGCCCAGCGACGGCAGGCGGTACTTCAGCCGCACGCCGGGGCTGTCGGTAATCTGGGAAGTGTCGGGCAGGCCGGCGCCGACCACCGCGCCGCTGGCGGGGGCGAGCACCGCCTCCAGCCGGCCGGCGCGTTGGGCCACGGACTGCCGCCGCTCGGGCGAGATCCCGGCCCGCAGGAACGAACGCGTCACGCCGACCACGCCGAGCACGATCAGCGAGAACGGGATCAGCGTGACCAGCCACGGCCACCAGCGCCGCCGCTGGGTGAGCGTGACCCGGCTGGTGTCAGCCGGGTCGTACCAGCAGGGCGCCTGGCTGCCGACCTCAAACTTCTGTAGCGTTCGGTCCGAGTCGTTGCGGTGGGGCGAGGGCTCGCCCGCCATCGCCCACACCGGCGGCAGAAACCTGCCCGCCTGCTCGAGTTGCACCCGGCACTCGGGCTGGTACTCCCAGCCCGCCGGGCCGGCCTGCGGGTTGCTCTTCTTGCCGATGATCTCGCAGCGTCCGGGCAGGTAGCCGGACAGGTCCGAGCGGACCTTCCACTCGGGCGCGAGCACGTTCTGCACGTGCAGCCACAGCGCCACGGCGCCCACCGCCAGGAACACGACGTGGTACAGCAGCTCGGCGGCCAGCGCCAGCCGTGGCGATCCGCTGCGTCGGGCGCCCCGCTTCTTCAACCACAGGCGGAATCGGGAACGCATCGGCTTCGCGGAGTCAGTGGGGGCGCCGACGCTATGCGGTCGGCGGCGTTACTTCGCCCTACGCTGCGCCGGCAGGGTCGCGCGGCCGGGGCGGTAGAAACCCACATTCTCCAGCGCCTTGTAGACCTCTTCAAGCGTTTTCTCGCCGAAGTTCGAGATGCTCAGCAGGTCCTCGCGCGTGCAGTGCAGCAGGTCGTGCACGGTGAACACGCCCTTCTCCTCCAGGCAGTTCGTCGTGCGGACCGCCAGGCCGATCTCGGCGGTGCTCATCTCCAGCCGTTCCTTCATCTCTTCCGATTGCGCCTGGGCGCGGTCCATGGGGATACGAGTAGCCATGGCGTGGGGTCCCTCCCATTGTGTGCTGGCGGTCCGGCTGCGGCGGCCGCCGGTGGCGGATTGGGCGATTAGCGGGCCCACTCGTCAGCCTTCGCCCGGGCCGTCTTGACCCGTGGGGCGTGACTCTAGAGACGGGCGATCCGTTGCGCCGATCGCGGGAGTATAGCGAATCAAGGCCAGAAAATGTACGGACTGCGGAAAAAATTCCGGCGGCTTCCCGGCCCCTGCTAGCATCGGGCGCCGGTTGAGCCCCGTCCCCGCGCGGCCCCGCGGCGTTAGAATGGCGTGTTCGCCACCGGCCG
This genomic interval from Posidoniimonas corsicana contains the following:
- a CDS encoding DNA-directed RNA polymerase subunit alpha C-terminal domain-containing protein, coding for MATRIPMDRAQAQSEEMKERLEMSTAEIGLAVRTTNCLEEKGVFTVHDLLHCTREDLLSISNFGEKTLEEVYKALENVGFYRPGRATLPAQRRAK